ATTAGGAACTAAACTTGAAGTGAAAAATGTCTTGTACTTGAGAGtacaaagaggggaaaaaaagacattacaCTATTTAGtagttgatatttttttatcctctcttagaaaaaaaaaatcaaagcattctGAAACGTAAAACTTCTAAATTTTGAGCTATAAATTCtatgaaatacacatttctgcAAATGTTACAAGAAAACTCATGGAGTTGTATTAACTATCATATAAATCATTCTGTTCTAGAGCACGGACACTGGAAGATATGGTTATGTCACATTTGGGGAAATGCCTTCATGACGGCTGCAGGTGGAAGCCATGGTCTTCATTTTTCcctaagaaaaataatcacaaagCTATGAAAGGGTGAACACCACAAGAAAATGGACAGATCAGAAGGTTCATCCCTACAAGAACaagggtgctgggcagggaaggTAGCCACCGCTGGTATAGCACTCAGGAAACCATATCCAAAATCGATTTTCTCATCACATTGACAGGCCCCATCCCTAACAAGCACCTGAGTGCCAGCATTTCAATCCCACAGGAGCAAAGTCAGGGCATATTTTTGGCAATGTCACCCTATTAGTTCAGACCAAAGATGCAAATAACTCTAAGCCCTTCATCCACACCGCCACGGAGGACTCTGCTCAGTCACAGCTGAGGCTCCCTCTGCCCCACGAGTACCTGGAGGGTATTTGGTGTTCACGTCCTTGACAACTGGGTGCTTCAGGGGTGTTATGATGCCTTGGTCGGGTTTCTGGAAGGCCGAGATGAGGTTGTGCATTTTCCGAAAGAGCCTCCGGTGGACCCCGGGCGCTGTCTGAAAAGCCAAAGAGTGAGAGGTGAGAGGGGATGCTGGGTGCTGAGCGCCTGCGCTGCCCTCCGGGCCCTGGCACAGAAACCATGTCCTCAGAAAGGCACACACGCACCCCAGGAAAGGAGCCAGCCCTTCAGCTGGACCCCCTGATGTGCCAGCTTCAAATGAGTCAatgagctgtgctgctctgctcctcccccGCGCATCGCTGCCCCCCTGCTCTAAGGGGGCTTCCAGCAGGGTGCTGATAGAAGCCTGGGAGAGGGACAGTTCCTTAATCACTGCAAGAGCAACCCACAGCCTGCCGTGCTCGTCAGGCAAATTCCCAAGTGATCTTGCGCTGTTTCTGGCCCTGATTTATTGCAGCCAGTGATTTAACCTCCAGCCTGGGGTTTATCGGTAAGATACTTCCAGCCTGGAAATACCAGTACGACAACCCACAGAGCTACCTAGCACTTACGGGGAGGGGAAGTCCTTACACCACCAAGTTCAGGCATGGACACAGCCTCTTCTCAAGCCTTGCACTGAGCATTCAGTGCTGGGTTACGACTTCATTGAGTACTCCTGTCTACCTCTTGTACAAAGGCAGTGGCAAAAATCTTACCTGTTTATTAAAAGTGGGAGGTTTTCTATCTTTCTGCATTAGAATCTTTTCAAATGCTGTGAAACAAAACTGTGTCTGCTTTTAATCAAAAATCCAATGTTGCTGTTAAACCCTTGAAGGCATTTTTGTAATAACCCCTCCCCACCAAAGCCATGGGGTGACAAGCATAGGTCCTGCCAGCGTAGTCCCATTCAAGGGACACTGTCTCACCCAGCAGTCACGAACTAAATCCTGCCTCACTGGCACCAGCTGGAGCCTTCACACTGGCTGGGGTTTTACCAGCACAGTTTTAATTTCCCTGCCTTGTCCTTGAAAGATGGGTATGACCTGAGCTTGCTCAGAGACTAACCAGCCAcagggaaggaagcagagacaagaaagcaccagctgcagctggagcctcTTTCGGCCTTGGAGGCACAGTTCGTGGGGTTGAGTTGGGTTTAGGCTGCTGTTTCTAACAGCTGAGGCCAGCGTGGTCTTAGCAACATTTACTCCAAGGTTTCTGTTTGCCTAAAGGAAGGTTTGGTGTCGTGGGTCTGTAGCTAGCACCTTTCCCTGCAGAGGATGTATTGAGAGTCCTGGGCCTTCAGGACATCTACGCTGTGAAACACATGAGGTTTGTCTACAATACAGCGAGGGAAAGCCCAAGACCCATATGCAGGAAGCCAGCGGAGGTCGTGGTGAGGGAGTTGTAGCAGGTCTATATAACACCAGAAAGAAACCTCACCGCAGATGCTGTCATTACCTGGAGCCAAAGCAGGCTGCAGCCTCACTCAGGGAATTATCCTTCACAGGTGGATGTCCCTGGGGTCCTGGCATCCTTTCTGAGACACCAGCGTTTGCCCTGGCATGCCGGACACAGGACCACCCCATCCTGTCCTGAAAACCCTCCTACAGGGTGCTCCCAACACCTTACAGGAACGAGCGAGCAGATTCTTCCTGGGTACCATCCCCAAGAGTGACACAGATAATTATTTACTCTGCAGTAATGTGAGTCACTTTTACTCCCCGATCTGCTTCTGAGTAACCCCAGGAATCAGTCTTATCTTCCAGAGCACTGCAACCACTTCTATTATAATAACGGCCAAGGAATTATGTCTGACtagaaattatttaatgtttgtAATCAGTGTTCATTAACGTGCAAACAGAAAGCTAACTACAAATTAATACACAGAGTACACCAAAGAACAAGACCTTCgtaaaagaaatacaggtttGCATCCTAATTCTACCACCCCAAATAGTTGTCTGCATTGCAAATGGTGTTATTCTACACTTGAGTTACCAGTTTCTTATCAGATgggtgaaaatgtattttgcatcaAGTTTTGGCTACCCTATATATGTTTTGCACCTGTGATGAAATAATGTGGAgagaaattaactttaaaacaCTGTAGATTGAAAATCATTTCCTTAAATATTCTGACATTAATGGTACGTGGGATAGAAGAGAACAGATTGTACTTGTCAAATTATAAAAACATAATATTTTTGCCGTTTGAAATGATGCAAAATAATGCACTGTTGCATtatgcagcagctgaaatgtaACAGGGAATTAATTCATGAGTTCAAGACTGTCAGAAGTAACACCAAGACATCTTAGTGATGGGCACACTCAAGACTGATTACCTTCGATGAAAACCAGACTATGCACAAACatgaataattttaatatatttcattaaatcAATATGAACATCAAACAGGATGTAgaaattttcagaagagaaatgagaaatacaCACCTCAGCACTCCAGGATCCAGTTTCTGTCTTGGACACTCTATAGGTATAAACGTAACCCTGATGcctgtagggaaaaaaaaaaccaaaaaatcaacAGGTAGTTATTACTCACTTCTACTGTCAGGTTTCACAATAGGTATACTCTGCTACGTGGGAGTCAGTTCATCTGCTAACAttccttgaaaataaatttaccCATAAAGGCTCTGCATAGATAAAGAAACTGAGACTCGGGTCAGAAGCAGTGTTCAACCCACTAGGTTCTTTGTGGATGAGAGGGACAGGTCTGACTCAGATCTAGTTTAGCAATATTTGGTTATTCTAGGTTGTGATATTGCTTTCATTCCTGCCTcaacattatatttttttttctttttttcagtgatctCCTTTTACTGACACATACCAGGCATACTTTccctggaaaaggagaaggtgTAGTATTGGCAGCTAGCATTACTGTATTGTAATCCATTTAAATGCAGGTGTTCCCAGAAGCAAGAGCATGAGTGTAATTTATTTGGAAAGCTAGACCCACAAAACAAGGCAAATTGCTCTTTGCATTTGCTGTACGTTCCTAATTCTCAAATACTGATAAGGGAGACTTACAAGAGCGTGGaatcttccttctttttaacTCTAATTTGAGTCCTTTGAGAATAAGGAGACATACACTAATAAGACATACTCATGTCCAGAGTCAGTCTTGCTTCCCTTACGAACCCAACACAGTGAATAATTTACATGGTAGATTATTATACCAATATCCAAAAATTTAACTCAGAAGTGGAGACAATTGGCAGTAGTTCCGTGGGTGCAATATCAGTTTAGATGGTATCAGATAAGGAAGACTGTATTTCACACTACACAGGTTTACATGAATACACAGCAGGATTTTAGGGACCATTCCCTATTTCAGCCTCAATTCCCATtcttgagaaagcagaaaaatattatctttctTTCCAATTATACATGGTGTTATAGTAGTTACTACAAAATAGCAGAAACCATCAATGACACAGATACCATATGATTGCAATTACTTACGCTCCGTGTCATGGCTCCTGGATAAATTCTTGTTAAAAAGTCATTACATCAACCTTTGCAAAGCAGTGTCTGATATAATTTAACCCAAGCAGGAAGTTGTTAACAGTTGTCACACTGCTACAACCCCACGAAGTGGGAGAAAAAATGCTTGTCATGATTTGTGAGCTCTGCCCCCACCACTCGACTCCCACCGTGATTAAATACAGCGGCAGAAGACAAAGACACAGGCCGTCCCCTCCCGTCGGGGCTGCTGCGGGTGCAAATGGCCTGTGCAGCCACCGAGACACTGCCCTCCTCCTCGGTATGGGGGTGCCCAACGTAGCCCCACAGTCCTGCCACCACCTCATCCCTCTCTTTGTGTTAACCAGAGACACAACTTTCCACCTGGCACCGGTTGGCCGTGAAAAGTGACCGGCCATGCTGGCTTCTTGGAAACAGCCACTGGAGCATCACTTCCCCCAGCAAGCGCAGCTGCTGTGGTCCCTGAAGGGTTTCATGGGCCCCGAAAGGGCTCTTGGGATAGGGGTGTGAGCAACCCGCTGCAGCTGCGGGAGGAGGGAAGGACATGGCAGGACAACACTGTTCTCCTGTCCATGCCATGGCATTGTGGTCACTGGTGTTTGAGGCCACAGCTCAAGCCCCGTTGCTTAAATGCACATCCCTCTAAGCCACTGCATATGCTCATGTTCAGGGAATCCAACGTCTCCCATCGGGGTCCTTAAATAACCTCGTACCATCACGTCCTTCCCTAACACCTGGGAGAGCTGTGCCTGTATTGACAGGATATCACGAGCAGCTGATGTTCACATTAACCTTTTCTCTCTAGACATCACAAGGGGCTCTCCTGCACTTATGTATGTAGCATGCCAGCCAATATATGATTAATGAAACTACAGCCCACAGTGGGAAACATCGAAGAGACCATGACATTTTATCCCCTTTCTTTGAAGGGGATATTTGGCGATATCTGCAgccatttgggtttttttcaagcctTAAAAACAACAGAATCAGTATGTAAAAATCTAAAACTCACTCTCTCGCCTCCTGTTTTTATTAGTTCACTGTACATTTTACCCATGCTTGGTCTTGGCTGCCCAAAAGCATTCTGACTGGCTCAGTCtctttaaaatctgattttcccACAAATGGCTCAGTTGCCTGGAAAGCTACCATCTGCTGTTGCTTTCATCATTTTCTCTACCCAAGAGATTGCATGACTGGAAGTGGTTGAGGGGTTGGGGTGCTGCCCTGACTCTGAAATGTCTGATGGCTTTCAGCACTCTGCCAGGAGGATTTACTAAGCTGtataaattgaaaaatagaGGTCAGATAAAGTAATATTCAGGGCCAAAGCAGGGTAAGGTATAAGATAGGCACCTATcctgcattttgcagaaaattccACTGTAAGATATTTCAACCAAGTCCAGAGATGGCACAAAGGATGGCTCAGATTAAAAACTCACAAGATACAGAAAATGGAACAAGAATTTGGGAACACGAATGCTTTGAGTGCAGTGTGGAGGATGGGAGGAGTAAGATATTGCTGTCACAGCCTTGTGAGGGACAAGTGAGATCTCTCCACTCACCTGGCAAATGTACATTGTTTTCCCAGAGGAGGAAAGACCTGAAGGGGTTCACTGTGCTTAAGctgaaaaacacagcagcagcacctgctgtCGGCTCTGAAGCCATCAGTGATCACAGCCCACCGTGTAGGTGGAAGATGGCCCAGGACGGCCACACCTGCTTCTTCAAAGGGAATGCACATGGTGGGGTGCATTTTGTTAAGAAGGGGAACAGCCAGATCTTCCCAACTACTTTCCACTGGGATCTTTGTTTCCACAGAATGAATTACAGCACTTCTGATAAATACTCTCCCAACGAGTGTGATCTTATCAAAACTTTCTGTTAAGCAGCAGGAACTTACTTCATTACCACTTCAAAGAGCTTTTTACCTTCCACATGTGAGTGACATGGTTTTGATGAGCCAAGTTCTCTTTACTGCTGCATGGGCACAGCCTCCCATGAGAAAGGATTTTATGATTCAAACTACCCAACATTAACTGAGATCAGTGTGGACCGAAGGAAGCTCAAGgtgttttccttaaaacaaagattaaatacaaaaattaaaattgagatTGTGTAGAACATTCCCTTCCAAAGAGCAAAACACGTAACACCGGGCAAAAGCAGGTGGAAAAGTGCAGTTACTGGAGCTTAGATCTCAGGAGATGAGAAATTCCGCAGCCACCATGAAGGGACAGCTCAGATTTCTACATTTCACTCCATCCATGGCAGATAAAAGCTCCTACTGTGACACAACGTTCCTGTATGTGGTGTGGCCATGAAGCTAAAGCCAAAAATCAAACACCATGGGCATGGTGCTAGTCACTGGGTATGTCTCACACAGCTTATGCTCTGAGGCCATTACCTGGTGACACGCAAGCCAGGTCCACCTCTCAGTGTTCCAGACTCATCTCTCGGCCAGACAAAATCAACAGGAGACGGACACATGTCACTGAGAGAAGGATTTCAGAGAGTGCTCTTCCAGTGACACTGGCATACCAGTGTATCTTGGAGGAGGACCAGCTTTTGACACCCGAGCAAAGACCCAGGGGAGGGGTCCCCCATCCCTCCATCTAGCCCAAGGACGGCCGCAAGCCTCACGATTGCAAAGCTCCGCTTTCACGCCAGTGAAGCTCAAGGGACGGCAGCAATTGTGAAATAACAGCTTGATGAATGAGGCACTATAAATTTTTGATCAAAGGcaaaaaatgccaaaatgcTGATGagaggaagcagaaaacagcCATTGCTGTAAGGACAATATTGGATAGCACTTACAAAAGAGCTGTTTAGTCACCACTGATGATATTTTTATGtcatttcacttattttttcatCTCCACAACAAAGAATATCTTATACTGGGAACTGCGCTAGCGCTGTCTCTGTTGCAATACCGTTGCTGGGAAAACTTTGTCAAAGGAAAATCTAGAAAAAGTTGCAATTACAGGAAACAGTCTGCTTTATATTataggcttttttctttatagctaGATAATTCCTCACAAAGAGCTACAAAGGCATCATTCACAGATGACATAATGAGACAGCATCTGTCTACCTGTCCTCTCCACTCCTCCTCTTCAACTGTGATCAGACTTGTTAAAACTGCATTTACTTTAACAGGTGAATAATTACAATCTTCTGCACCACTGAAATAGCCAGAGGATATTAGCTGCATGCTGAAGATTAAAATTAACCATGACGATTCAGCTGCAtggtatatttaaaaattatttccaaatgttttgtATCTCAGTTGGGAAATTTTATTAATCTAATTTGTATTCATTTCTGGGTCCAAAATGGAACCAATATAGaggaagaaagacagagagacaAGGAAAAGCCATGTCAGCAATAAATGACAtcaatttcttcctctttacaCAACTTTGTCTTCTGATGTCTTTGCACTGTATCAGTCAGCTCTTCTTACCTGGTATATCTGCATCCTGACCTTACCTTGGAATGTCACTTTACAATATCAATTAAGAACCAGACAGTGGCGTGGCTGACAAACAGTGGTTCTGAGCATTGTATACTGCCCATAATCCGTTTCTTTCAGACTGAATCTGTGTTTCTTAGGTATTTGCTTAAATCTTATTTAAAGATGGAGAATGCAGAAGTACCATAAAAGGGGACAAGTTAGGGAAAACAATGATTTTCccacgttaaaaaaaaaaatatataaatcttCCAATTCTTGGAGGGGATTGCCCAGTTTTTAGAGTAAGACATAAAGTTTGTTTGAGGGAAGGTATATCTCTTGCAGCCTCTGATAGAAAGCAGTGGTGGCTGTCTAGGCTGCAAGAGAGGTGCTTTCTGACGGTTGTTAGCAGCATAGCCGCGCCGTGCCTGGGCTGTGGGCACTCAGCTAAGCAGGGTCCTTGATCTCAAGCCACGAGGGCTGCACACACATTGCCTGGCCTGGattagcaggggaaaaaaacagaaggtgATTCAGATTGGGCATCTTGGAAAGGAAGATGGGGACTGAGTGGGGTGgatgaggaaggaaaggggacCCATGTCTATGCAAGCTGGGCAAGGAAGCAGCAATGAAAATCCAATCCCTGGGAGAGAGTAAGACTAAATGagtaaggaagggaaaataccAAGGTGAAGCGTGAGGGGGCTTGAACTGGGAGCACTACAAAATGCTGGAGGGCTGAAAAGGCCAGGAATAGTAGATGGAAGGTTTGGAAACAGAAGATGTATGAAACAAGGAAACAGCCCTCAGCAATGCAAGCAAAGTCAACAGGTTATACAGAGTAACACTGGGTAGTCTCAAAACCCATCCCTGTACCCCTCACACTGGGAACCCAAAGCTAAAGGGTGCTGCAGGCCTGAGCCTCCTGTGTCACATTTGCTCTCATGTGAAATAGAGTTAAACTCTTCATCACACAAACTGAGATAATGCTTAGAAACTGCTTAATGTTATGGAGATGAGTACTACTAATGCTGTAGAGATGAGTACTACAGGAGGGCTCATAGGGACTCAGTGCTTTCAGAGTGTGTGGGGGGGGTCAATGGCGTGCAGCAGATAATCTAGTGA
The genomic region above belongs to Falco peregrinus isolate bFalPer1 chromosome 13, bFalPer1.pri, whole genome shotgun sequence and contains:
- the SH2D1A gene encoding SH2 domain-containing protein 1A isoform X2; the protein is MDALPIYHGGITREAGEKLLLATGTDGSYLLRDSESIPGVYCLCVLHQGYVYTYRVSKTETGSWSAETAPGVHRRLFRKMHNLISAFQKPDQGIITPLKHPVVKDVNTKYPPGKNEDHGFHLQPS
- the SH2D1A gene encoding SH2 domain-containing protein 1A isoform X1, with the translated sequence MDALPIYHGGITREAGEKLLLATGTDGSYLLRDSESIPGVYCLCVLHQGYVYTYRVSKTETGSWSAETAPGVHRRLFRKMHNLISAFQKPDQGIITPLKHPVVKDVNTKYPPGTRGAEGASAVTEQSPPWRCG
- the SH2D1A gene encoding SH2 domain-containing protein 1A isoform X3, whose translation is MDALPIYHGGITREAGEKLLLATGTDGSYLLRDSESIPGVYCLCVLHQGYVYTYRVSKTETGSWSAETAPGVHRRLFRKMHNLISAFQKPDQGIITPLKHPVVKDVNTKYPPDQKLRGRKVL